A single genomic interval of Lathyrus oleraceus cultivar Zhongwan6 chromosome 7, CAAS_Psat_ZW6_1.0, whole genome shotgun sequence harbors:
- the LOC127100708 gene encoding NAC domain-containing protein 82 isoform X1 → MAIPKLIPGFRFHPTGVELIKYFLKRKVMGKKFHTDVIAELDIYKYAPWDLPDMSYLKNGDLEWYFFCPIGKKYGSGARLNRATEIGFWKATGKDRAVQHNSHTVGMIKTLVFHTGKAPRGDRTDWVMHEYRLEDKDLADKGIVQDSYVICRVFQKEGPGPKNGAQYGRPFIEEDWSDDEVGIPFVESNGLVPSLPVTTVSYVMNDRNLQASRCSGSISMPCQSGLMPSPIPVSSCQTGLIPSPDPASSCQTGLMPSPDPASSCQTGLMPSDPVSSCQTGLMPSDPVSSCQTGLMPSPDPVSSCQTGLMPSPDPVSSCQTGLMPSPDPANPCQTELMPSPNLAISCLTGLMLSPIPANSCQTLSMPSLDPVNSCQTRSMPTPDPVNSCQTGSMPTPDPVNSCQTGSMPTPDPMNSCQIGSMPTLDPMNLCQTGSMPTPDPVNSCQTGLTPSFDPATHPYPDNQAISNDDDILSMLDIFKDYNTFPEENIAEGAPMSDFFEGLGDLDCSAAFGSFYQNADFSTDGMSLIDLDSELFWQSTAQPERWSSNK, encoded by the exons ATGGCTATACCAAAATTGATTCCTGGGTTTCGATTCCATCCTACTGGAGTTGAATTGATTAAGTACTTTTTGAAAAGGAAAGTGATGGGGAAAAAATTTCATACTGATGTCATTGCTGAACTTGACATATACAAATATGCACCTTGGGATCTCCCAG ATATGTCTTATCTGAAAAATGGGGATTTGGAATGGTACTTCTTCTGCCCGATTGGGAAGAAGTATGGAAGTGGGGCGAGGTTGAATCGAGCTACTGAAATTGGGTTTTGGAAAGCTACTGGTAAGGATAGAGCTGTTCAACACAATAGTCATACGGTGGGGATGATAAAAACCTTGGTGTTTCACACTGGAAAAGCACCCCGTGGTGATCGAACGGATTGGGTTATGCATGAGTATAGGCTTGAAGATAAGGACCTAGCTGACAAAGGGATTGTTCAG GATTCATATGTAATCTGTAGGGTATTTCAAAAGGAAGGTCCTGGTCCCAAGAATGGTGCGCAATATGGGAGACCATTTATTGAAGAAGATTGGAGTGACGATGAAGTGGGAATACCTTTTGTTGAATCGAATGGGCTTGTTCCCAGTTTGCCTGTGACAACTGTTAGTTATGTTATGAATGACCGGAATCTTCAAGCTAGTAGATGTAGTGGTTCAATATCCATGCCATGTCAATCAGGATTGATGCCTTCTCCCATTCCTGTGAGTTCATGTCAAACAGGATTGATTCCTTCTCCCGATCCTGCGAGTTCATGTCAAACTGGGTTGATGCCTTCTCCCGATCCTGCGAGTTCATGTCAAACTGGATTGATGCCTTCCGATCCCGTGAGTTCATGTCAAACTGGATTGATGCCTTCCGATCCCGTGAGTTCATGTCAAACTGGATTGATGCCTTCTCCCGATCCCGTGAGTTCATGTCAAACTGGATTGATGCCTTCTCCCGATCCCGTGAGTTCATGTCAAACTGGATTGATGCCTTCTCCTGATCCGGCAAATCCATGTCAAACTGAATTGATGCCTTCTCCCAATTTGGCGATTTCATGTCTAACTGGATTGATGCTTTCTCCCATTCCTGCAAATTCATGTCAAACTCTATCAATGCCTTCTCTTGATCCAGTGAATTCATGTCAAACCAGATCGATGCCTACTCCCGATCCAGTGAATTCGTGTCAAACTGGATCGATGCCTACTCCCGATCCCGTGAATTCGTGTCAAACTGGATCGATGCCTACTCCCGATCCCATGAATTCATGTCAAATTGGATCTATGCCTACTCTCGATCCCATGAATTTGTGTCAAACTGGATCGATGCCTACTCCCGATCCTGTGAATTCGTGTCAAACTGGATTGACGCCTTCTTTTGACCCCGCAACTCATCCATATCCAGACAATCAAGCTATTAGTAATGATGATGATATTTTATCAATGCTTGATATTTTCAAAGACTACAACACATTTCCTGAG GAAAATATTGCTGAAGGTGCACCTATGAGTGACTTTTTTGAGGGTTTGGGAGACCTGGATTGCTCGGCCGCATTTGGATCCTTTTACCAGAATGCTGACTTTAGCACAGACGGAATGAGCTTGATAGATCTAGACTCTGAGTTGTTCTGGCAGAGTACTGCCCAACCTGAAAGGTGGAGTTCAAATAAGTAA
- the LOC127100708 gene encoding uncharacterized protein LOC127100708 isoform X3, translating to MAIPKLIPGFRFHPTGVELIKYFLKRKVMGKKFHTDVIAELDIYKYAPWDLPDMSYLKNGDLEWYFFCPIGKKYGSGARLNRATEIGFWKATGKDRAVQHNSHTVGMIKTLVFHTGKAPRGDRTDWVMHEYRLEDKDLADKGIVQDSYVICRVFQKEGPGPKNGAQYGRPFIEEDWSDDEVGIPFVESNGLVPSLPVTTVSYVMNDRNLQASRCSGSISMPCQSGLMPSPIPVSSCQTGLIPSPDPASSCQTGLMPSPDPASSCQTGLMPSDPVSSCQTGLMPSDPVSSCQTGLMPSPDPVSSCQTGLMPSPDPVSSCQTGLMPSPDPANPCQTELMPSPNLAISCLTGLMLSPIPANSCQTLSMPSLDPVNSCQTRSMPTPDPVNSCQTGSMPTPDPMNSCQIGSMPTLDPMNLCQTGSMPTPDPVNSCQTGLTPSFDPATHPYPDNQAISNDDDILSMLDIFKDYNTFPEENIAEGAPMSDFFEGLGDLDCSAAFGSFYQNADFSTDGMSLIDLDSELFWQSTAQPERWSSNK from the exons ATGGCTATACCAAAATTGATTCCTGGGTTTCGATTCCATCCTACTGGAGTTGAATTGATTAAGTACTTTTTGAAAAGGAAAGTGATGGGGAAAAAATTTCATACTGATGTCATTGCTGAACTTGACATATACAAATATGCACCTTGGGATCTCCCAG ATATGTCTTATCTGAAAAATGGGGATTTGGAATGGTACTTCTTCTGCCCGATTGGGAAGAAGTATGGAAGTGGGGCGAGGTTGAATCGAGCTACTGAAATTGGGTTTTGGAAAGCTACTGGTAAGGATAGAGCTGTTCAACACAATAGTCATACGGTGGGGATGATAAAAACCTTGGTGTTTCACACTGGAAAAGCACCCCGTGGTGATCGAACGGATTGGGTTATGCATGAGTATAGGCTTGAAGATAAGGACCTAGCTGACAAAGGGATTGTTCAG GATTCATATGTAATCTGTAGGGTATTTCAAAAGGAAGGTCCTGGTCCCAAGAATGGTGCGCAATATGGGAGACCATTTATTGAAGAAGATTGGAGTGACGATGAAGTGGGAATACCTTTTGTTGAATCGAATGGGCTTGTTCCCAGTTTGCCTGTGACAACTGTTAGTTATGTTATGAATGACCGGAATCTTCAAGCTAGTAGATGTAGTGGTTCAATATCCATGCCATGTCAATCAGGATTGATGCCTTCTCCCATTCCTGTGAGTTCATGTCAAACAGGATTGATTCCTTCTCCCGATCCTGCGAGTTCATGTCAAACTGGGTTGATGCCTTCTCCCGATCCTGCGAGTTCATGTCAAACTGGATTGATGCCTTCCGATCCCGTGAGTTCATGTCAAACTGGATTGATGCCTTCCGATCCCGTGAGTTCATGTCAAACTGGATTGATGCCTTCTCCCGATCCCGTGAGTTCATGTCAAACTGGATTGATGCCTTCTCCCGATCCCGTGAGTTCATGTCAAACTGGATTGATGCCTTCTCCTGATCCGGCAAATCCATGTCAAACTGAATTGATGCCTTCTCCCAATTTGGCGATTTCATGTCTAACTGGATTGATGCTTTCTCCCATTCCTGCAAATTCATGTCAAACTCTATCAATGCCTTCTCTTGATCCAGTGAATTCATGTCAAACCAGATCGATGCCTACTCCCGATCCAGTGAATTCGTGTCAAACTGGATCGATGC CTACTCCCGATCCCATGAATTCATGTCAAATTGGATCTATGCCTACTCTCGATCCCATGAATTTGTGTCAAACTGGATCGATGCCTACTCCCGATCCTGTGAATTCGTGTCAAACTGGATTGACGCCTTCTTTTGACCCCGCAACTCATCCATATCCAGACAATCAAGCTATTAGTAATGATGATGATATTTTATCAATGCTTGATATTTTCAAAGACTACAACACATTTCCTGAG GAAAATATTGCTGAAGGTGCACCTATGAGTGACTTTTTTGAGGGTTTGGGAGACCTGGATTGCTCGGCCGCATTTGGATCCTTTTACCAGAATGCTGACTTTAGCACAGACGGAATGAGCTTGATAGATCTAGACTCTGAGTTGTTCTGGCAGAGTACTGCCCAACCTGAAAGGTGGAGTTCAAATAAGTAA
- the LOC127100708 gene encoding NAC domain-containing protein 82 isoform X4 has translation MAIPKLIPGFRFHPTGVELIKYFLKRKVMGKKFHTDVIAELDIYKYAPWDLPDMSYLKNGDLEWYFFCPIGKKYGSGARLNRATEIGFWKATGKDRAVQHNSHTVGMIKTLVFHTGKAPRGDRTDWVMHEYRLEDKDLADKGIVQDSYVICRVFQKEGPGPKNGAQYGRPFIEEDWSDDEVGIPFVESNGLVPSLPVTTVSYVMNDRNLQASRCSGSISMPCQSGLMPSPIPVSSCQTGLIPSPDPASSCQTGLMPSPDPASSCQTGLMPSPDPVSSCQTGLMPSPDPVSSCQTGLMPSPDPANPCQTELMPSPNLAISCLTGLMLSPIPANSCQTLSMPSLDPVNSCQTRSMPTPDPVNSCQTGSMPTPDPVNSCQTGSMPTPDPMNSCQIGSMPTLDPMNLCQTGSMPTPDPVNSCQTGLTPSFDPATHPYPDNQAISNDDDILSMLDIFKDYNTFPEENIAEGAPMSDFFEGLGDLDCSAAFGSFYQNADFSTDGMSLIDLDSELFWQSTAQPERWSSNK, from the exons ATGGCTATACCAAAATTGATTCCTGGGTTTCGATTCCATCCTACTGGAGTTGAATTGATTAAGTACTTTTTGAAAAGGAAAGTGATGGGGAAAAAATTTCATACTGATGTCATTGCTGAACTTGACATATACAAATATGCACCTTGGGATCTCCCAG ATATGTCTTATCTGAAAAATGGGGATTTGGAATGGTACTTCTTCTGCCCGATTGGGAAGAAGTATGGAAGTGGGGCGAGGTTGAATCGAGCTACTGAAATTGGGTTTTGGAAAGCTACTGGTAAGGATAGAGCTGTTCAACACAATAGTCATACGGTGGGGATGATAAAAACCTTGGTGTTTCACACTGGAAAAGCACCCCGTGGTGATCGAACGGATTGGGTTATGCATGAGTATAGGCTTGAAGATAAGGACCTAGCTGACAAAGGGATTGTTCAG GATTCATATGTAATCTGTAGGGTATTTCAAAAGGAAGGTCCTGGTCCCAAGAATGGTGCGCAATATGGGAGACCATTTATTGAAGAAGATTGGAGTGACGATGAAGTGGGAATACCTTTTGTTGAATCGAATGGGCTTGTTCCCAGTTTGCCTGTGACAACTGTTAGTTATGTTATGAATGACCGGAATCTTCAAGCTAGTAGATGTAGTGGTTCAATATCCATGCCATGTCAATCAGGATTGATGCCTTCTCCCATTCCTGTGAGTTCATGTCAAACAGGATTGATTCCTTCTCCCGATCCTGCGAGTTCATGTCAAACTGGGTTGATGCCTTCTCCCGATCCTGCGAGTTCATGTCAAACTGGATTGATGC CTTCTCCCGATCCCGTGAGTTCATGTCAAACTGGATTGATGCCTTCTCCCGATCCCGTGAGTTCATGTCAAACTGGATTGATGCCTTCTCCTGATCCGGCAAATCCATGTCAAACTGAATTGATGCCTTCTCCCAATTTGGCGATTTCATGTCTAACTGGATTGATGCTTTCTCCCATTCCTGCAAATTCATGTCAAACTCTATCAATGCCTTCTCTTGATCCAGTGAATTCATGTCAAACCAGATCGATGCCTACTCCCGATCCAGTGAATTCGTGTCAAACTGGATCGATGCCTACTCCCGATCCCGTGAATTCGTGTCAAACTGGATCGATGCCTACTCCCGATCCCATGAATTCATGTCAAATTGGATCTATGCCTACTCTCGATCCCATGAATTTGTGTCAAACTGGATCGATGCCTACTCCCGATCCTGTGAATTCGTGTCAAACTGGATTGACGCCTTCTTTTGACCCCGCAACTCATCCATATCCAGACAATCAAGCTATTAGTAATGATGATGATATTTTATCAATGCTTGATATTTTCAAAGACTACAACACATTTCCTGAG GAAAATATTGCTGAAGGTGCACCTATGAGTGACTTTTTTGAGGGTTTGGGAGACCTGGATTGCTCGGCCGCATTTGGATCCTTTTACCAGAATGCTGACTTTAGCACAGACGGAATGAGCTTGATAGATCTAGACTCTGAGTTGTTCTGGCAGAGTACTGCCCAACCTGAAAGGTGGAGTTCAAATAAGTAA
- the LOC127100708 gene encoding NAC domain-containing protein 82 isoform X5 — protein MAIPKLIPGFRFHPTGVELIKYFLKRKVMGKKFHTDVIAELDIYKYAPWDLPDMSYLKNGDLEWYFFCPIGKKYGSGARLNRATEIGFWKATGKDRAVQHNSHTVGMIKTLVFHTGKAPRGDRTDWVMHEYRLEDKDLADKGIVQDSYVICRVFQKEGPGPKNGAQYGRPFIEEDWSDDEVGIPFVESNGLVPSLPVTTVSYVMNDRNLQASRCSGSISMPCQSGLMPSPIPVSSCQTGLIPSPDPASSCQTGLMPSPDPASSCQTGLMPSDPVSSCQTGLMPSPDPVSSCQTGLMPSPDPANPCQTELMPSPNLAISCLTGLMLSPIPANSCQTLSMPSLDPVNSCQTRSMPTPDPVNSCQTGSMPTPDPVNSCQTGSMPTPDPMNSCQIGSMPTLDPMNLCQTGSMPTPDPVNSCQTGLTPSFDPATHPYPDNQAISNDDDILSMLDIFKDYNTFPEENIAEGAPMSDFFEGLGDLDCSAAFGSFYQNADFSTDGMSLIDLDSELFWQSTAQPERWSSNK, from the exons ATGGCTATACCAAAATTGATTCCTGGGTTTCGATTCCATCCTACTGGAGTTGAATTGATTAAGTACTTTTTGAAAAGGAAAGTGATGGGGAAAAAATTTCATACTGATGTCATTGCTGAACTTGACATATACAAATATGCACCTTGGGATCTCCCAG ATATGTCTTATCTGAAAAATGGGGATTTGGAATGGTACTTCTTCTGCCCGATTGGGAAGAAGTATGGAAGTGGGGCGAGGTTGAATCGAGCTACTGAAATTGGGTTTTGGAAAGCTACTGGTAAGGATAGAGCTGTTCAACACAATAGTCATACGGTGGGGATGATAAAAACCTTGGTGTTTCACACTGGAAAAGCACCCCGTGGTGATCGAACGGATTGGGTTATGCATGAGTATAGGCTTGAAGATAAGGACCTAGCTGACAAAGGGATTGTTCAG GATTCATATGTAATCTGTAGGGTATTTCAAAAGGAAGGTCCTGGTCCCAAGAATGGTGCGCAATATGGGAGACCATTTATTGAAGAAGATTGGAGTGACGATGAAGTGGGAATACCTTTTGTTGAATCGAATGGGCTTGTTCCCAGTTTGCCTGTGACAACTGTTAGTTATGTTATGAATGACCGGAATCTTCAAGCTAGTAGATGTAGTGGTTCAATATCCATGCCATGTCAATCAGGATTGATGCCTTCTCCCATTCCTGTGAGTTCATGTCAAACAGGATTGATTCCTTCTCCCGATCCTGCGAGTTCATGTCAAACTGGGTTGATGCCTTCTCCCGATCCTGCGAGTTCATGTCAAACTGGATTGATGCCTTCCGATCCCGTGAGTTCATGTCAAACTGGATTGATGC CTTCTCCCGATCCCGTGAGTTCATGTCAAACTGGATTGATGCCTTCTCCTGATCCGGCAAATCCATGTCAAACTGAATTGATGCCTTCTCCCAATTTGGCGATTTCATGTCTAACTGGATTGATGCTTTCTCCCATTCCTGCAAATTCATGTCAAACTCTATCAATGCCTTCTCTTGATCCAGTGAATTCATGTCAAACCAGATCGATGCCTACTCCCGATCCAGTGAATTCGTGTCAAACTGGATCGATGCCTACTCCCGATCCCGTGAATTCGTGTCAAACTGGATCGATGCCTACTCCCGATCCCATGAATTCATGTCAAATTGGATCTATGCCTACTCTCGATCCCATGAATTTGTGTCAAACTGGATCGATGCCTACTCCCGATCCTGTGAATTCGTGTCAAACTGGATTGACGCCTTCTTTTGACCCCGCAACTCATCCATATCCAGACAATCAAGCTATTAGTAATGATGATGATATTTTATCAATGCTTGATATTTTCAAAGACTACAACACATTTCCTGAG GAAAATATTGCTGAAGGTGCACCTATGAGTGACTTTTTTGAGGGTTTGGGAGACCTGGATTGCTCGGCCGCATTTGGATCCTTTTACCAGAATGCTGACTTTAGCACAGACGGAATGAGCTTGATAGATCTAGACTCTGAGTTGTTCTGGCAGAGTACTGCCCAACCTGAAAGGTGGAGTTCAAATAAGTAA
- the LOC127100708 gene encoding NAC domain-containing protein 82 isoform X2: MAIPKLIPGFRFHPTGVELIKYFLKRKVMGKKFHTDVIAELDIYKYAPWDLPDMSYLKNGDLEWYFFCPIGKKYGSGARLNRATEIGFWKATGKDRAVQHNSHTVGMIKTLVFHTGKAPRGDRTDWVMHEYRLEDKDLADKGIVQDSYVICRVFQKEGPGPKNGAQYGRPFIEEDWSDDEVGIPFVESNGLVPSLPVTTVSYVMNDRNLQASRCSGSISMPCQSGLMPSPIPVSSCQTGLIPSPDPASSCQTGLMPSPDPASSCQTGLMPSDPVSSCQTGLMPSPDPVSSCQTGLMPSPDPVSSCQTGLMPSPDPANPCQTELMPSPNLAISCLTGLMLSPIPANSCQTLSMPSLDPVNSCQTRSMPTPDPVNSCQTGSMPTPDPVNSCQTGSMPTPDPMNSCQIGSMPTLDPMNLCQTGSMPTPDPVNSCQTGLTPSFDPATHPYPDNQAISNDDDILSMLDIFKDYNTFPEENIAEGAPMSDFFEGLGDLDCSAAFGSFYQNADFSTDGMSLIDLDSELFWQSTAQPERWSSNK, encoded by the exons ATGGCTATACCAAAATTGATTCCTGGGTTTCGATTCCATCCTACTGGAGTTGAATTGATTAAGTACTTTTTGAAAAGGAAAGTGATGGGGAAAAAATTTCATACTGATGTCATTGCTGAACTTGACATATACAAATATGCACCTTGGGATCTCCCAG ATATGTCTTATCTGAAAAATGGGGATTTGGAATGGTACTTCTTCTGCCCGATTGGGAAGAAGTATGGAAGTGGGGCGAGGTTGAATCGAGCTACTGAAATTGGGTTTTGGAAAGCTACTGGTAAGGATAGAGCTGTTCAACACAATAGTCATACGGTGGGGATGATAAAAACCTTGGTGTTTCACACTGGAAAAGCACCCCGTGGTGATCGAACGGATTGGGTTATGCATGAGTATAGGCTTGAAGATAAGGACCTAGCTGACAAAGGGATTGTTCAG GATTCATATGTAATCTGTAGGGTATTTCAAAAGGAAGGTCCTGGTCCCAAGAATGGTGCGCAATATGGGAGACCATTTATTGAAGAAGATTGGAGTGACGATGAAGTGGGAATACCTTTTGTTGAATCGAATGGGCTTGTTCCCAGTTTGCCTGTGACAACTGTTAGTTATGTTATGAATGACCGGAATCTTCAAGCTAGTAGATGTAGTGGTTCAATATCCATGCCATGTCAATCAGGATTGATGCCTTCTCCCATTCCTGTGAGTTCATGTCAAACAGGATTGATTCCTTCTCCCGATCCTGCGAGTTCATGTCAAACTGGGTTGATGCCTTCTCCCGATCCTGCGAGTTCATGTCAAACTGGATTGATGCCTTCCGATCCCGTGAGTTCATGTCAAACTGGATTGATGC CTTCTCCCGATCCCGTGAGTTCATGTCAAACTGGATTGATGCCTTCTCCCGATCCCGTGAGTTCATGTCAAACTGGATTGATGCCTTCTCCTGATCCGGCAAATCCATGTCAAACTGAATTGATGCCTTCTCCCAATTTGGCGATTTCATGTCTAACTGGATTGATGCTTTCTCCCATTCCTGCAAATTCATGTCAAACTCTATCAATGCCTTCTCTTGATCCAGTGAATTCATGTCAAACCAGATCGATGCCTACTCCCGATCCAGTGAATTCGTGTCAAACTGGATCGATGCCTACTCCCGATCCCGTGAATTCGTGTCAAACTGGATCGATGCCTACTCCCGATCCCATGAATTCATGTCAAATTGGATCTATGCCTACTCTCGATCCCATGAATTTGTGTCAAACTGGATCGATGCCTACTCCCGATCCTGTGAATTCGTGTCAAACTGGATTGACGCCTTCTTTTGACCCCGCAACTCATCCATATCCAGACAATCAAGCTATTAGTAATGATGATGATATTTTATCAATGCTTGATATTTTCAAAGACTACAACACATTTCCTGAG GAAAATATTGCTGAAGGTGCACCTATGAGTGACTTTTTTGAGGGTTTGGGAGACCTGGATTGCTCGGCCGCATTTGGATCCTTTTACCAGAATGCTGACTTTAGCACAGACGGAATGAGCTTGATAGATCTAGACTCTGAGTTGTTCTGGCAGAGTACTGCCCAACCTGAAAGGTGGAGTTCAAATAAGTAA
- the LOC127100708 gene encoding NAC domain-containing protein 82 isoform X6 translates to MAIPKLIPGFRFHPTGVELIKYFLKRKVMGKKFHTDVIAELDIYKYAPWDLPDMSYLKNGDLEWYFFCPIGKKYGSGARLNRATEIGFWKATGKDRAVQHNSHTVGMIKTLVFHTGKAPRGDRTDWVMHEYRLEDKDLADKGIVQDSYVICRVFQKEGPGPKNGAQYGRPFIEEDWSDDEVGIPFVESNGLVPSLPVTTVSYVMNDRNLQASRCSGSISMPCQSGLMPSPIPVSSCQTGLIPSPDPASSCQTGLMPSPDPASSCQTGLMPSPDPVSSCQTGLMPSPDPANPCQTELMPSPNLAISCLTGLMLSPIPANSCQTLSMPSLDPVNSCQTRSMPTPDPVNSCQTGSMPTPDPVNSCQTGSMPTPDPMNSCQIGSMPTLDPMNLCQTGSMPTPDPVNSCQTGLTPSFDPATHPYPDNQAISNDDDILSMLDIFKDYNTFPEENIAEGAPMSDFFEGLGDLDCSAAFGSFYQNADFSTDGMSLIDLDSELFWQSTAQPERWSSNK, encoded by the exons ATGGCTATACCAAAATTGATTCCTGGGTTTCGATTCCATCCTACTGGAGTTGAATTGATTAAGTACTTTTTGAAAAGGAAAGTGATGGGGAAAAAATTTCATACTGATGTCATTGCTGAACTTGACATATACAAATATGCACCTTGGGATCTCCCAG ATATGTCTTATCTGAAAAATGGGGATTTGGAATGGTACTTCTTCTGCCCGATTGGGAAGAAGTATGGAAGTGGGGCGAGGTTGAATCGAGCTACTGAAATTGGGTTTTGGAAAGCTACTGGTAAGGATAGAGCTGTTCAACACAATAGTCATACGGTGGGGATGATAAAAACCTTGGTGTTTCACACTGGAAAAGCACCCCGTGGTGATCGAACGGATTGGGTTATGCATGAGTATAGGCTTGAAGATAAGGACCTAGCTGACAAAGGGATTGTTCAG GATTCATATGTAATCTGTAGGGTATTTCAAAAGGAAGGTCCTGGTCCCAAGAATGGTGCGCAATATGGGAGACCATTTATTGAAGAAGATTGGAGTGACGATGAAGTGGGAATACCTTTTGTTGAATCGAATGGGCTTGTTCCCAGTTTGCCTGTGACAACTGTTAGTTATGTTATGAATGACCGGAATCTTCAAGCTAGTAGATGTAGTGGTTCAATATCCATGCCATGTCAATCAGGATTGATGCCTTCTCCCATTCCTGTGAGTTCATGTCAAACAGGATTGATTCCTTCTCCCGATCCTGCGAGTTCATGTCAAACTGGGTTGATGCCTTCTCCCGATCCTGCGAGTTCATGTCAAACTGGATTGATGC CTTCTCCCGATCCCGTGAGTTCATGTCAAACTGGATTGATGCCTTCTCCTGATCCGGCAAATCCATGTCAAACTGAATTGATGCCTTCTCCCAATTTGGCGATTTCATGTCTAACTGGATTGATGCTTTCTCCCATTCCTGCAAATTCATGTCAAACTCTATCAATGCCTTCTCTTGATCCAGTGAATTCATGTCAAACCAGATCGATGCCTACTCCCGATCCAGTGAATTCGTGTCAAACTGGATCGATGCCTACTCCCGATCCCGTGAATTCGTGTCAAACTGGATCGATGCCTACTCCCGATCCCATGAATTCATGTCAAATTGGATCTATGCCTACTCTCGATCCCATGAATTTGTGTCAAACTGGATCGATGCCTACTCCCGATCCTGTGAATTCGTGTCAAACTGGATTGACGCCTTCTTTTGACCCCGCAACTCATCCATATCCAGACAATCAAGCTATTAGTAATGATGATGATATTTTATCAATGCTTGATATTTTCAAAGACTACAACACATTTCCTGAG GAAAATATTGCTGAAGGTGCACCTATGAGTGACTTTTTTGAGGGTTTGGGAGACCTGGATTGCTCGGCCGCATTTGGATCCTTTTACCAGAATGCTGACTTTAGCACAGACGGAATGAGCTTGATAGATCTAGACTCTGAGTTGTTCTGGCAGAGTACTGCCCAACCTGAAAGGTGGAGTTCAAATAAGTAA